TTTTTACAAAAGCATGAGCGCAAAGTAAATGGAAATTCTGTTTattctattaataatttctccatatatataaacaataatattatatacatttatgaaGAACATGAATGGAAACCAACCTTATTAAGTGACCTATTAAACAAAGTTTCAAAtcataatacataaataggCGTTCACCacgtatttttattaacatctGATCTTTCGTACATTCAACTTTGATTTATTGTTTTGTTTTCAAACagtttgttcttttttacaCCTCAATTATAACactattttcttcttttttttttttttttttgatattctgtttttgttttatgttactccaattttaaatatgttatactTTTTCCTTTAACTTGTccatatactttttaatttttgtttatttctgttatattatttccttttaatataataataagacagtattttttatttgattgaATAATTAaacgagaaaaaaaaaaagaaaaaaattttttttaatatatcactattattttattatatatacatacatatacgaatatatgtgtaaacaAACACGAATGAATAAAGCTATTTTAATGAAACCCCTTTCCTAATTCATTTGCTGTCAATCCGTTTAGTTCTCTaagcaaagaaaaaaatgataaattattattacatggAATTACCAaacttataattatttatttcttcttccAAATTCATTATAGTGTCATTTACTGCTTCTAATGGGCTTGACGTGGAAGATCcatcctttttatttaagtatgcataattatatgcatatgatCCATCgatttctaaattttttttttgttttttatccACTTGCTTTTTCTTCCTTCCAGGATTAATATGACCCCTATTGTAAAtgttgtttttatttatattattaactcTTCTTGTATACTCTTCAtacttattatttcttttaataaatactCTTTGTTGCTTATCTAGTACCTCATCCTCActaatatcattattactatCTTCAGACATATTACTATAAACATTTCTTGAAATTACTTCaccattatttaaatttaacatttttgcTCGCTTATTTTTcgcattattattaccattttggcgatatttattcttaagaaatttatttttcttaaaattttcattattaccatgaaaattataatattcttgATCTTTTCTATCTTGTACATAGGAATAATTATCATTCTGTTCACAATGGAATGTATGATTATATCCATTTtgactatatatataagatatattttttttttttttgagaaaattattttcattattttgaatGACAGATTTACGTATAACAATTTTATCATCAGTACTGTTTTCACTATTACTTAATAATTTACTAgtattattcttaaaatcATACTCCTTATGAAAACtcctaaaaatattttttttttctctttttttatagaaattTTCAAAgacattttctttattctcctctttaatttcataatttcCATTGGCTGTGTAACTGTTAATGAAattatctttaattttttgccTTTTCGCGTTAGCATTGgttgaatatatattgttttcaattatgctatatttattaaaattaaaaacgcTACCAGACTCTGGGGAATAACAATCATCGTCTGATGAAGATTCTTTGCAAACAGAATGCTTGTCAAACTCCATATCATcattccattttttaaattttattatgtcaCCTATATTTTCAATGGCGACCTTTTTATTTGCAATAATATTGTCTTCGTTACATGAATCTAATACACATTCACTCTCTTGTAttgaaaaattacaaattctttttaagtcttctatatatttaataaataaaccCCATCCCTCGTTCTTTTCtctattaaaatgaaataaaaaaaaaaaaaaaaaaaaaaggcatgTGAACACGGAAAATTCTAAATATTACACAGACATATATCTACAACacaagaatatatttattattaaaaaaatattatagtaaaaggataatttcataaaatacacaatttgttttttcttactCTAAGTCATATCTCAAATTGGGCGGTTTTTTCTTGAACCTATAAGAAATCACTTCAGTCATAttctgtttttctttttttttttttttcttaaacaGGGCCAccaaatattatttacttcTCTTAAAGAACacattaatgttttttaaatcataGGTAACTTTTGAAGTTAGTCATAATGatagcaataataaaaaaaaaatttatataaacatatattttatataaaaaataaaaaaaaaagagacgTCTTACATTGTAACTGAAATATacttaattaaaaagtattgTGCTcagaaaatatgaatatatatacatatgtatacgcaatatgtgtaatatatagtaattatataaaagcaCACTTTTAATGGGAATGGCACAAacatgtttaaaaaaaaaaaaaaaaaaaaaaaaaatttataaaatgtcaatgtttaaaaaggaataaattcaatattaaagagggaaaaaatatatttattaaaaataaaaaaaagctcATTTcgaaacaaataaaatgttgatacggatcatatatataaaaacaccCACGAATAAGTAAGTAAAGATATAATGTTCATGTAAGATTtcgcatatatttttttttttttattctttaaaatagatatattttaatatggaAATATCTGCTTTTAATGATGAATTGTAAGTACATAAcctaaaaaattttatctttaattCGCTATTTCTAGGAATACCTTAAAATTTGTAcgtaatacatttatttaaacgtataattcttttataaaaaagaatgtaataaacctaaatattttcttaaactCCCTTTTCATCTTGTTATTTTCTTCCCTGAAATGATAAGAAGATTATTTCTTCCGTATTTTT
The window above is part of the Plasmodium malariae genome assembly, chromosome: 10 genome. Proteins encoded here:
- the PmUG01_10013200 gene encoding conserved Plasmodium protein, unknown function; its protein translation is MTEVISYRFKKKPPNLRYDLEEKNEGWGLFIKYIEDLKRICNFSIQESECVLDSCNEDNIIANKKVAIENIGDIIKFKKWNDDMEFDKHSVCKESSSDDDCYSPESGSVFNFNKYSIIENNIYSTNANAKRQKIKDNFINSYTANGNYEIKEENKENVFENFYKKREKKNIFRSFHKEYDFKNNTSKLLSNSENSTDDKIVIRKSVIQNNENNFLKKKKNISYIYSQNGYNHTFHCEQNDNYSYVQDRKDQEYYNFHGNNENFKKNKFLKNKYRQNGNNNAKNKRAKMLNLNNGEVISRNVYSNMSEDSNNDISEDEVLDKQQRVFIKRNNKYEEYTRRVNNINKNNIYNRGHINPGRKKKQVDKKQKKNLEIDGSYAYNYAYLNKKDGSSTSSPLEAVNDTIMNLEEEINNYKFGNSM